From Chitinivorax sp. B:
GACCACACTACATCGACGGTCTTGCCTTGCTCCAGCTCCGACAGCAGTCGACTTTGTACCATTCTGAGTTGGGTTCTGACCAATCTGAAATCTTGCCGATCCGCTTTCTTCAGCGCCAACTCCAGCAGGGCGACTGGATAGCCGTTGCGCAGATCGTCGTCGGTCTCAGGCCGCAGAATACGAATGTCACGGGCATGAATCAATTCACTACACATGCATGTGCAATACAGTACCAGCATGACAAGGCCACGGCGAAATCTTGTAAAGCCGCTTTGCTGAAGCAGGCTATGTGTTTGATGGCCGATGGGCGGCAACGGAGGTATCGGCAGCATGGGGAAGGTCCGATTGCAATAGTGCTCACGCCAGCCTGGGTAGCGGCATGCTGCCATGGTTGGTGTGGATCAAATGAATATTTAATTCTAGCCATGGATTGCGGAAATGTGGGTTGCGGACAGTCATGTGTGGTTTCTCATAAGTAATGGTGGTCTGTGCAACTCATCCGACTTGCTGGCTAGATGAAACGGGGTTGCATCAACGAGGATTAGATAACTGATTGATTGTGTTCGAATGGGTTAATTTAATTGCAAATGATAATGGTTATCATTAATATGAATGCCTTGACCTGGATCAACTGTCTTTCGAAAGGGAAATGCATGGTAGTAGTGCGTTGGGGCGTGGTGTGTGCAATGGCATTGACACCAATGGCACAGGCAGTCGAATCAATTGGTGAAACTGTTTATGTGGTCGGGCGCGTGCCGCAGCAAGCTTTACAGACCACTGCAACGGTATCGTCAATGAACCGCACCGTACTGGATCAGCAGTTGGTCGAGAACGTGGCCGATATGCTGCGTTTCGAACCCGGCGTGACGGCTATCAATGCAGCCGGGCGGTATGGTTTGTCTGGCTTCAATATCCGAGGCCTGGAGGGCAATCGGGTGCTAGTCATGCTGGATGGCGTTCGTACACCGGATGAATTCAGCTTTGGTCCACTGTTCCGTACCAATCGCAATACGGTGGATCTGGATAGCCTGAGTAACGTGGAAATTCTGCGTGGGACCGGTTCTACCCAATATGGCTCAGATGCATTGGCCGGTGTGATCGCTTATCGCACGCTCGAACCAGTTGATCTGCTGACCGGGCAGCAAAACCTGGGTCTGCGAGTAAAGAGCAGCTATGCCAGCGCAGATCGAGGCAAGCATTTGTCAGTGGCTGGGGTTGCTCGTACTGACGCTGGCGAGTTCTTGCTGCAGGTGGGCATCCGCCGTGGTCATGAAATGGATAATCAAGGGCGTGAAGATGTGCCTGGTACCCTACGCACCACACCCAATCCACAAGATACCCGTAGCGGCAATATATTGGCCAAGTATCGATTGAATATCGCAACAGGCCACAAACTGGGCTTTACTGTGGATGCCAGCCGTACCGAAGTCGAGACGAATGTGCAAACCGACTTGTCTGCAACTGTGTTGGCCAGTCGGGGTGATGATGAGCAGCAGCGCCGCCGGTTTGCTGCAGAGTATTGGTTTGAGGGCAATGGTGGTGGATTGATCGACCGTGCTAATTTGCGCCTGTATCGCCAGACCGGAAAGGCTGATCAACATACCGAGCGTAGTCAGGTGACGCCGGGTGGTCAGTCTTGGTGGCGCGACAGTCGTATCGAACAACGCACCAACGGTTTCAGTGGTCAGGTTGAATCCTGGGTCGGACAAGGAGCACTGAAGCAGCAGATTCTGGTCGGGATGGATGGCTGGCGCACTGAAAGTGACGAAGTGCGTGATGGTGGACAATGCGACCCGGTGCGTTGTAGTGCGCCAAATACCCGCGGTTTCCCGGTACGAGATTTCCCGAAAACTGAAGTAACACAATGGGGCGTGTTTGCGCAGGATCAGCTGTCGTTTGACCAATGGCGTATTACCCCAGCATTGCGCTGGGATCGGTATCAGCTAAAACCGAGGGTTGATAGTTTGTTTGCAGGGGGTGATACCGCTGTGTCGCTGACTGATCATGCTGTGTCGCCCAAGTTGTCAGCGGCCTATCAGCTGACACCGTCTGCCATGGCTTATGTGCAATATGCTCATGGTTTCCGCGCACCTAGCTATGTCGAATTGAACAACGGTTTTACCAATCTGGCACATGGTTATGCCTCTATCGGTAATCCATCGTTGAAGCCGGAAACCAGTCGCGGTGTGGAAGCTGGCTTCAAGTGGAGTACCCAGACCGCCCAGCTCGCTTTTGCGGCCTATCAGAACCGTTACCGCGACTTTATCGAACAGACCACACTAGCTTGCCCAGGCGATCCTCGTTGCGCTGCACCGATGACGTTTATCAACATCAATATCGGACGTGCCCGTATTCGTGGTGCAGAGCTGAAAGGCCATTGGCAATTTGCGTCGCAATGGCAACTGCGTGGCAGCATCGCTCAGGCCCGTGGTGAAGATCAGACCAGTGGCCAGCCGCTCAACACCGTGTTGCCGACCAGTGGCATGGTGGGTGTGCAGTATCGTGCGGGTGATCAATGGGGTGGTTTGCTAGTCAGCCAGTTTGCCGGCAAGAAGAAGCGTGTCAGCGATCAGGTACTGTTCCAGCCCCCAGGTTACGGTGTATTGGACCTGACTGCGTTCTATCGCATCAATAAGTCACTCATATTGAATGCTGGCGTTTTCAACCTGACAGACAAACGTTATTGGCATGCTGCCGATGTAGCACTGGAGCGTGCGGACAACCGTGCGATTGATCGCTTTACCCAATCTGGTCGCCACGTGTCTGCCAGCCTGACTTGGCGGCTTTGATATCCAACTAGGTACCGGTTGATGACGGGTACCTACTTTCCATCTACCGGAGGTAACCATGACATCACAAGACAACCCGCTTTATGCCGCATGGCAAGCCCTATGTGAACAAGAGCCGAAATTGCGTATTCGAGAAGCCGCCAGCCGATTGGGCGTGAACGAGGCTGCGCTTGTGGATGCACAGTGTGGAGTACAGGCGACGCGATTGGTGGGTGATTTACGTGCGCTGTTCAAGCAGTTGGGGAGTTTGGGCGATGTCATGGCATTGACCCGTAACGATTTCTGTGTCCACGAAAGGCACGGTACCTATCTCAATATTCAGGCCGAAGGCATGATCGGCCTGACCTTGGGGGACGATATCGATCTGCGGGTATTTTTCAGTCAATGGCGACATGCTTTTGCTGTGGAAGAGCCCGGTCAATCCGGTCCACGCCGCAGTCTGCAGTTCTTTGATGCTCGTGGTATGGCGCTACACAAGGTCTATCTTACCGAGCACAGCGATGTGTCCGCTTATCAGGAAATACGACAGCAGTATGCGGTGACGGCCAGTGACCGAATCGAGCTGGATACGACACCTGTAATTGCCGAGCGACTGGATGTCGAGGTGGACGTGGCAACGTTGCGCAACAAATGGTTGGCATTGAAGGATACACATGACTTCTTCAGTATGCTGAAATCACTGGCGTTGCCCAGGCTGACGGCATTGCGTCATGCAGGTGGCGATTTGGCGTGCGAGGTCAGCTACGATGCTGTGGAGCGAGTGCTGCACTGGGCTGCTGAGACAGCAACGGACATCATGGTGTTTGTTGGTAATCCTGGCATGGTGCAAATCCATACAGGCAAGGTACAGCGGCTGCTTCGTACTGGACCCTGGTTCAACGTGCTGGATGAACGCTTCAGCATGCACCTGAATACCACTGCTATTGCCAGTAGCTGGGTTGTCAGCAAGCCTACTGTCGATGGCTGGGTGACCTCATTGGAGTTGTATGATGTGCAAGGTGGCCTGATCGTCCAACTTTTCGGCAAGCGCAAGCCAGGGCTGCCGGAACTGCCGGACTGGCGAGCCATGTTGTTGGATTTGATCCCGGCTGAGGAGACGGCATGATACGGCGTTGGTTGGTGGGGGTGTTGCTGCTGGCCACGGCAGCCTCTCAGGCAGCACCAGTGCGCATCGTCGTGCTGGGTGGCGCGCTGACTGAAGTGGTCTATGCATTGGGTGGTGGTACACAGGTAGTTGGTGTAGATCAGTCTAGCCGCTATCCGGTTGTGGCCAGATCGTTGCCACAGGTTGGGTATTACCGCAATTTCTCGGCAGAGGGGGTGATCACACTGAAGCCGGATTTGGTCATTCTGTCCGATCATGCAGGGCCGCCAGTCGCGGTGCAGCAGCTGAAGGCCGCGGGACTTCACATGCTGTCATTGTCTTCGGAGCCTGATCGACAGGCGTTGCGCGAACGGTTACTGGGGGTCGGCAAGGCATTGGAGCGGGATGCTGAAGCAAGGCAAAAGTTGGATGAGATTGAACAGAGGTTGGATCTACTCTCGCAACAGGTAGCGAAAGATCGTCAGACCAAACCGCGCGTGCTGTTTTTGATGGCGCGGGGTGGCACACCGCAATCCGCAGGGCAGGATACGATTGCCAATCGCATGATCGAACTGGCGGGTGGGGTGAATGCCATTTCCGGCTTTGACGGCTATAGACCGTTGTCGTTGGAGTCGGTATTGGCCGCGAAGCCAGACTGGATTGTCACCACCACCATGAGCGCCGACGCCATGGGTGGCGTTGCCCGCATCCAGGCTTTGCCTGGCGTTGCATTAACACCTGCCGCACGAGAGAAGCGCATTCTGGTATTCGACGATCTGTTTCTGCTGGGTTTCGGTCCACGGGTGGCGGAGGCTGTTGCCGAGCTGCGCAAGGCATGGCGAAGTACGCCGGTTGTGGCTAGCAGTCAATAAATCTGGCAGGGCATAGACACGTGGTGTGATCCACAGCCTATGCCCAGCAGGCACCAGGTTTTTCCTGTCATATTTGCATATCAGATAAACGCAGGTTGTCGGTGTTACAGGTAGCTTGGCTGGCTACACTTTGACCTGTACCCATTTCCCCCCAACAATAGCCATACTCTATTTGTGATGACTGACCACGCTTTGCCTTCCACCCGTCCTACTTTACCCTGGCCGCCTTCACTGTGGTTGGCCATTTTGCTGGCACTGCTGATTGCCACCTGTCTACTGGCTGCCGTTGTTGGCGCTGTTGGTGTTCCTTTGTCATCGCTTCTGGCTGGCATGACCGGGCAGCGAGGTGAGGATGCTGAATTGGCCAGAACCGTTCTGTTGCAGATCCGTTTGCCGAGAATCGCCTTGGCAATCGGCTGCGGTGTTGCATTGGCCGTATCCGGCTGTGTCATGCAGTCGCTATTTCGCAATCCCCTGGCGGACCCTGGGTTATTGGGTGTGTCCAGCGGGGCTGCATTGGGAGCCACGGTTACCATTGCCTTGGGTTTCGCCGGGGTTTATACCTTGCCTTTCGCGGCATTTGTCGGTGCATTGGGTTCTACTTCGCTGGTCATGCTGATTGGCAAGTTGCAACCGAACCGTGGATCGCTGGCCTTATTGTTGGCAGGGATCGCTGTCAACGCGATCAATACAAGCATGATGGGCACGTTTACTTACATGGCTGGGGATGAAGCGTTACGCAGCATCGTGTTCTGGTCCCTTGGCAGCTTGGGTGGTGCCACATGGCAAAGTGCCGCATTGTTGATGCCTGCAGCCTTGTTATTGGCTGGTTTCATTTTGCACGACTGGCGGGCGCTGAATGCCTTGTTGTTGGGTGAAGCCGAAGCTTGGCACGCCGGATTCGATGTCCCGCGAATTCGGCGCCGGCTGGTATTGCTGGTGGCATTGTTGGTGGGTATTGCAGTGGCACTATGTGGGGCGATCGGCTTTGTTGGTTTGGTGGTGCCACACCTGATGCGCTTGTTATTGGGCGGTAACCATAGATGGTTACTGCCAGCATCGGCTTTGGCTGGGGCCATGTTATTGTTGTTTGCCGATGCTGTGGCACGCACGGTGATTGCGCCAGCTGAATTGCCGATTGGCTTGTTGACCAGTCTGATTGGCGGCCCGTTTTTCTTGTGGTTGATGGTCAAAGGAAATCGCTAAATGTTGCAAGCCGAACAACTGATCTTGCGTCGTGGTGGCCGCTACGTTTTGCAGAACGTCAACCTGACCGTCGCCCCGGGCCGTGTCCTGGCGTTGCTGGGGCCAAATGGTGCCGGTAAGTCTACATTGCTGTCCATTTTGGCGGGTACACTTCAGCCTGATGAAGGAACGGTGACATTGGATGGTCAATCGCTGACAAACTTCCGGGCCGACCAGTTGGCCCGTCATCGGGCCATGTTGGCGCAGCAGACGCGGCTCGATTTTCCGTTGAGTGTCAGCGAGGTGGTGGCGATGGGCTGCTACTGCCATCCACCTGTACAGCGAGGCAATGAAGCCACAATTGTCCAACAAGCATTAGCCATGGCGGATGTCACTGCTTTCGCGGCAAGACAATTCATCGCTTTATCTGGAGGTGAACAACGCAGGGTGCAATTGGCTCGGGTATTGGCACAATTGCTAGGCGCAGACTGCAACCCCCGATATCTGTTGCTGGACGAACCCACCGCAGGACTGGACCCCAGCCATCAATTGCAAGTGCTGCAGCTGGCCTGCCAATTGGCCAGACAACAAGGGTTCGGCATGGTATTGGTACTGCACGAACTGAATCTGGCCGCGCAGTATGCAGACGAAGTCCTGCTATTGAACCAAGGTCAGATTGCGGCCTATGGCTCTCCTTGCGACGTGCTGACACCGGAACGTCTGGCTGCGGTCTATCAGATTGATGCCGATTGGGTGACGCATCCGCGTAGCAAGCAACCTTATATCGTGTATTGAGTCTGATCGTATTATGGCATGTTCAGGATTGTTTGATGTAAGCAATTAAATTGTATGCAATATAGTTGCTTGTTATAGTAGTGTGAATTTCCACTCATCAAACGGAGTGTCATCATGACCACATCTCTCTATGATCTCGCTGCAACATCACTGACTGGCAAAGAAGTCTCGATTGGTGAATTCAAGGATAAGGTGTTGTTGATTGTCAATACGGCCAGCAAGTGTGGTTTTACACCGCAATATGAAGGTCTGGAAAAGCTTCATAAGGACTACGCAGCCAAGGGCTTGGTCGTGCTTGGTTTTCCCTGCAATCAATTTGGTTCACAAGAGCCTGGTAGTGAGAATGATATTGCCGAGTTCTGCCAAGTTAACTATGGCGTGTCTTTTCCAATGTTCGCCAAAATTGACGTCAATGGCGAAAACGCACACCCCCTCTACCAATTCCTGAAATCCTCTGCCCCAGGGATCTTTGGCTTGGAAGGTATCAAATGGAACTTCACCAAATTTCTGGTGGATCGTTCTGGCAAGGTGGTTGACCGTTTTGCGCCGACAACCAAGCCCGAGGATATTGCTGGAGATATTGAGAAACTGCTGTAAGTCACGCCCACCATGTCACAAGAAAACGGTGAAACGGCCGATCTTCTGCTGGATCAGCAATTGTGTTTTGCGCTTTATGCTGCATCTCGAGCCATGGTGCAATCCTACCAGCCGTTTTTGGCACCCCTGAGTCTGACCTATCCACAGTATCTGGTCATGTTGGTGCTGTGGGAGCAGGATGGTTTGAGTGTCAAGCAGATCGGCGAGCGTCTGTACCTGGATTCTGGCACTTTGACACCATTGCTGAAACGTTTGGCGACAGTAGGGTATGTAGCCCGCCAACGATCAACGGATGATGAGCGCCATGTTGTCATCCGTTTGACCGAGACGGGCAGGGCTTTACGTCGAAAAGCCGCCGCCATGCGTGCCGACATGACTTGCCAACATGGGCACCAGTTATCAGTAGCCAAAGGACTTAAAACAACGTTAACTGACCTGTTGGCGCAAATGCGTTCAATGAAAAGCGGAAACGCAGATTGAAGAAAAAAGCCGGTTGCGTTAAAATCGCAACAAATTCAACGCAAACGAACGGGATAGGCCCTTTGCCTATCCCGTTTTGTTACGCCCTTCTTACGGAGGGGTTCGAAACGGTCTACCCGGCCAGGTTTCTTGGCAACGCGGCTGACAGTCCGAACCCGACTGTATAGCATTTACTTCAGGAGCCGCTGGTGTCTCACACAAAGTCTGCACTGCTCGCGCTAGCCGACGGCACATTGTTCCACGGGATTTC
This genomic window contains:
- a CDS encoding MarR family transcriptional regulator, whose amino-acid sequence is MSQENGETADLLLDQQLCFALYAASRAMVQSYQPFLAPLSLTYPQYLVMLVLWEQDGLSVKQIGERLYLDSGTLTPLLKRLATVGYVARQRSTDDERHVVIRLTETGRALRRKAAAMRADMTCQHGHQLSVAKGLKTTLTDLLAQMRSMKSGNAD
- a CDS encoding iron ABC transporter permease, with the protein product MTDHALPSTRPTLPWPPSLWLAILLALLIATCLLAAVVGAVGVPLSSLLAGMTGQRGEDAELARTVLLQIRLPRIALAIGCGVALAVSGCVMQSLFRNPLADPGLLGVSSGAALGATVTIALGFAGVYTLPFAAFVGALGSTSLVMLIGKLQPNRGSLALLLAGIAVNAINTSMMGTFTYMAGDEALRSIVFWSLGSLGGATWQSAALLMPAALLLAGFILHDWRALNALLLGEAEAWHAGFDVPRIRRRLVLLVALLVGIAVALCGAIGFVGLVVPHLMRLLLGGNHRWLLPASALAGAMLLLFADAVARTVIAPAELPIGLLTSLIGGPFFLWLMVKGNR
- a CDS encoding heme ABC transporter ATP-binding protein, encoding MLQAEQLILRRGGRYVLQNVNLTVAPGRVLALLGPNGAGKSTLLSILAGTLQPDEGTVTLDGQSLTNFRADQLARHRAMLAQQTRLDFPLSVSEVVAMGCYCHPPVQRGNEATIVQQALAMADVTAFAARQFIALSGGEQRRVQLARVLAQLLGADCNPRYLLLDEPTAGLDPSHQLQVLQLACQLARQQGFGMVLVLHELNLAAQYADEVLLLNQGQIAAYGSPCDVLTPERLAAVYQIDADWVTHPRSKQPYIVY
- a CDS encoding ABC transporter substrate-binding protein; translation: MIRRWLVGVLLLATAASQAAPVRIVVLGGALTEVVYALGGGTQVVGVDQSSRYPVVARSLPQVGYYRNFSAEGVITLKPDLVILSDHAGPPVAVQQLKAAGLHMLSLSSEPDRQALRERLLGVGKALERDAEARQKLDEIEQRLDLLSQQVAKDRQTKPRVLFLMARGGTPQSAGQDTIANRMIELAGGVNAISGFDGYRPLSLESVLAAKPDWIVTTTMSADAMGGVARIQALPGVALTPAAREKRILVFDDLFLLGFGPRVAEAVAELRKAWRSTPVVASSQ
- a CDS encoding glutathione peroxidase codes for the protein MTTSLYDLAATSLTGKEVSIGEFKDKVLLIVNTASKCGFTPQYEGLEKLHKDYAAKGLVVLGFPCNQFGSQEPGSENDIAEFCQVNYGVSFPMFAKIDVNGENAHPLYQFLKSSAPGIFGLEGIKWNFTKFLVDRSGKVVDRFAPTTKPEDIAGDIEKLL
- a CDS encoding ChuX/HutX family heme-like substrate-binding protein codes for the protein MTSQDNPLYAAWQALCEQEPKLRIREAASRLGVNEAALVDAQCGVQATRLVGDLRALFKQLGSLGDVMALTRNDFCVHERHGTYLNIQAEGMIGLTLGDDIDLRVFFSQWRHAFAVEEPGQSGPRRSLQFFDARGMALHKVYLTEHSDVSAYQEIRQQYAVTASDRIELDTTPVIAERLDVEVDVATLRNKWLALKDTHDFFSMLKSLALPRLTALRHAGGDLACEVSYDAVERVLHWAAETATDIMVFVGNPGMVQIHTGKVQRLLRTGPWFNVLDERFSMHLNTTAIASSWVVSKPTVDGWVTSLELYDVQGGLIVQLFGKRKPGLPELPDWRAMLLDLIPAEETA
- a CDS encoding TonB-dependent hemoglobin/transferrin/lactoferrin family receptor; its protein translation is MVVVRWGVVCAMALTPMAQAVESIGETVYVVGRVPQQALQTTATVSSMNRTVLDQQLVENVADMLRFEPGVTAINAAGRYGLSGFNIRGLEGNRVLVMLDGVRTPDEFSFGPLFRTNRNTVDLDSLSNVEILRGTGSTQYGSDALAGVIAYRTLEPVDLLTGQQNLGLRVKSSYASADRGKHLSVAGVARTDAGEFLLQVGIRRGHEMDNQGREDVPGTLRTTPNPQDTRSGNILAKYRLNIATGHKLGFTVDASRTEVETNVQTDLSATVLASRGDDEQQRRRFAAEYWFEGNGGGLIDRANLRLYRQTGKADQHTERSQVTPGGQSWWRDSRIEQRTNGFSGQVESWVGQGALKQQILVGMDGWRTESDEVRDGGQCDPVRCSAPNTRGFPVRDFPKTEVTQWGVFAQDQLSFDQWRITPALRWDRYQLKPRVDSLFAGGDTAVSLTDHAVSPKLSAAYQLTPSAMAYVQYAHGFRAPSYVELNNGFTNLAHGYASIGNPSLKPETSRGVEAGFKWSTQTAQLAFAAYQNRYRDFIEQTTLACPGDPRCAAPMTFININIGRARIRGAELKGHWQFASQWQLRGSIAQARGEDQTSGQPLNTVLPTSGMVGVQYRAGDQWGGLLVSQFAGKKKRVSDQVLFQPPGYGVLDLTAFYRINKSLILNAGVFNLTDKRYWHAADVALERADNRAIDRFTQSGRHVSASLTWRL